From the genome of Triticum aestivum cultivar Chinese Spring chromosome 3B, IWGSC CS RefSeq v2.1, whole genome shotgun sequence, one region includes:
- the LOC123068925 gene encoding 2-oxoglutarate-Fe(II) type oxidoreductase hxnY isoform X2, whose product MESSTSRTSLNCISLADPDTQRSVALLKQACLDSGFFYVLDHGISQEFMDEVFAESKKFFELPNSEKMKLLRNEKNRGYTPMLDEILDPENQVNGDYKEGYYIGVEVPAEDPQSNRPFYGPNQWPPEEVLPKWREVMEQYHREALRVAKSVARIIALALNLDEDFFDRPEMLGDSIATLRLLHYEGQVSNPSKGVYGAGAHSDYGLITLLATDDVVGLQICKDRNAQPQVWEYVAPVKGGFIVNLGDMLERWSNSIFRSTLHRVVLDGQERYSIAFFVEPSHDCVVECLPTCKSETNPPKFPPITCSAYLSQRYKDTHADLSTYSDGKA is encoded by the exons ATGGAGAGCTCGACCTCGAGGACGAGCCTGAATTGCATCAGCCTGGCGGACCCCGACACCCAGAGATCGGTCGCGCTCCTCAAGCAG GCATGCTTGGATTCAGGCTTCTTCTATGTGCTGGATCATGGGATAAGCCAGGAATTCATGGATGAGGTTTTTGCCGAAAGCAAGAAGTTCTTTGAACTTCCAAACAGTGAGAAAATGAAGCTTCTCCGAAATGAGAAGAATCGAGGGTATACACCTATGCTAGATGAGATTCTTGATCCAGAAAACCAAGTGAATG GTGACTACAAGGAAGGGTATTATATTGGTGTTGAGGTACCTGCAGAGGACCCACAGTCAAATAGACCATTTTATGGTCCAAACCAGTGGCCTCCTGAAG AAGTATTGCCCAAATGGAGGGAGGTGATGGAGCAATATCACAGGGAAGCATT GAGAGTAGCCAAATCAGTTGCAAGGATCATTGCTCTTGCTTTGAACCTAGACGAGGACTTCTTTGATAGGCCTGAAATGCTTGGCGATTCGATAGCCACATTAAGGCTCTTGCACTATGAAG GTCAAGTGTCAAATCCTTCTAAGGGAGTTTATGGAGCTGGTGCACATTCGGATTATGGCCTGATCACTCTCTTAGCAACTGATGATGTAGTTGGTCTCCAA ATTTGCAAGGACAGGAATGCTCAGCCTCAAGTATGGGAATATGTAGCTCCTGTGAAAGG CGGCTTTATTGTCAATCTTGGTGATATGCTCGAACGCTGGAGTAACTCCATTTTCAG GTCAACTTTACATCGAGTGGTCCTTGATGGGCAGGAGCGTTACTCC ATTGCCTTCTTCGTGGAACCAAGCCACGACTGCGTAGTCGAGTGCCTGCCAACCTGCAAATCCGAGACGAATCCGCCAAA GTTCCCCCCAATCACTTGCTCGGCGTACCTATCCCAGCGCTACAAGGACACACACGCAGATCTGAGCACTTACAGCGACGGCAAAGCCTGA
- the LOC123068925 gene encoding 2-oxoglutarate-Fe(II) type oxidoreductase hxnY isoform X1, translating into MESSTSRTSLNCISLADPDTQRSVALLKQACLDSGFFYVLDHGISQEFMDEVFAESKKFFELPNSEKMKLLRNEKNRGYTPMLDEILDPENQVNGDYKEGYYIGVEVPAEDPQSNRPFYGPNQWPPEEVLPKWREVMEQYHREALRVAKSVARIIALALNLDEDFFDRPEMLGDSIATLRLLHYEGGQKTGQVSNPSKGVYGAGAHSDYGLITLLATDDVVGLQICKDRNAQPQVWEYVAPVKGGFIVNLGDMLERWSNSIFRSTLHRVVLDGQERYSIAFFVEPSHDCVVECLPTCKSETNPPKFPPITCSAYLSQRYKDTHADLSTYSDGKA; encoded by the exons ATGGAGAGCTCGACCTCGAGGACGAGCCTGAATTGCATCAGCCTGGCGGACCCCGACACCCAGAGATCGGTCGCGCTCCTCAAGCAG GCATGCTTGGATTCAGGCTTCTTCTATGTGCTGGATCATGGGATAAGCCAGGAATTCATGGATGAGGTTTTTGCCGAAAGCAAGAAGTTCTTTGAACTTCCAAACAGTGAGAAAATGAAGCTTCTCCGAAATGAGAAGAATCGAGGGTATACACCTATGCTAGATGAGATTCTTGATCCAGAAAACCAAGTGAATG GTGACTACAAGGAAGGGTATTATATTGGTGTTGAGGTACCTGCAGAGGACCCACAGTCAAATAGACCATTTTATGGTCCAAACCAGTGGCCTCCTGAAG AAGTATTGCCCAAATGGAGGGAGGTGATGGAGCAATATCACAGGGAAGCATT GAGAGTAGCCAAATCAGTTGCAAGGATCATTGCTCTTGCTTTGAACCTAGACGAGGACTTCTTTGATAGGCCTGAAATGCTTGGCGATTCGATAGCCACATTAAGGCTCTTGCACTATGAAGGTGGACAAAAAACAG GTCAAGTGTCAAATCCTTCTAAGGGAGTTTATGGAGCTGGTGCACATTCGGATTATGGCCTGATCACTCTCTTAGCAACTGATGATGTAGTTGGTCTCCAA ATTTGCAAGGACAGGAATGCTCAGCCTCAAGTATGGGAATATGTAGCTCCTGTGAAAGG CGGCTTTATTGTCAATCTTGGTGATATGCTCGAACGCTGGAGTAACTCCATTTTCAG GTCAACTTTACATCGAGTGGTCCTTGATGGGCAGGAGCGTTACTCC ATTGCCTTCTTCGTGGAACCAAGCCACGACTGCGTAGTCGAGTGCCTGCCAACCTGCAAATCCGAGACGAATCCGCCAAA GTTCCCCCCAATCACTTGCTCGGCGTACCTATCCCAGCGCTACAAGGACACACACGCAGATCTGAGCACTTACAGCGACGGCAAAGCCTGA